The DNA segment TGAGTGCGGCGGTAGGTGTTGTAGAGGCCAGGTAGTTGTCGGCGGTGTTCAGCGGTATCGAAAAATTGCTCTGCAATGACTTTACCGGGTTTAAGAGTGGTATGGCTGGCCATTGGGAAAAAGCCCCACAAACGCTCACCCACAGCAATCTCATCAGAGTTGGACTCGATGACATTGGCGCAGGCCCAGACCGGGACTTTACCCCAGTGGTTTTCCGCAGCTTCAGCATCGGTTGGGTAGAAGTTCCAATAGCCAATAGCATCGCCTGAGAGGGCATAGCTGACATTATTGGCGGTCAGGCCAAATTTATCGATGGCCACTAACACTTCGCCTTCACCTGCCACAGGGATGGCCTGCTTAACAATTTGGGTAGATCTAAAGTCTTTGCGATTAACGTGGAGTTCGGTAAGTTGAGTCATGGGTTATGGCCTGTTGATTATTGCTTATATATTGTCATCATATGTGACAATATATTTAAAAGCAACTATACTAGCCGGTAGAAAAGGTAAAAATTACACCGCTACATACAAAGCCTGCCAGCTTGTGTAAGATTGGCCATCCTATTGATTTTTAAGCACAATATTAGTAAGTATCGAAACGACAAAGCAGTGAGAAACTTGTGAGTGTAAGTAAAGTAGACGGACGTCAAAAGCGCAGTGAGCGCAGCCGCCAGCAAATAATCGATGCATTAATGACATTAATGCGCGGTGGCAATTATATTCCCACGGCCCAGCAAGTGGCTGACGAGGCTAATATTTCTATCCGTACGGTTTTTCGTCATTTTTCTGAAATGGATTTGCTATACGTCGAAATTGACCAGATGCTAAAACCCAGTTACCAGCGTTTTTTTGAAGCGCAGGATTATAACGGCACGCTGGAAGAGCGAGTCTATAAAGTCGTAGACGCCCGCATTAATTGTTATTTAGATACTTATTATCTGGAAAAGGCGACCCATGCTTTATTGTGGCGGTCTGC comes from the Oceanicoccus sagamiensis genome and includes:
- a CDS encoding TetR/AcrR family transcriptional regulator, with the protein product MSVSKVDGRQKRSERSRQQIIDALMTLMRGGNYIPTAQQVADEANISIRTVFRHFSEMDLLYVEIDQMLKPSYQRFFEAQDYNGTLEERVYKVVDARINCYLDTYYLEKATHALLWRSAPIREIYQANQLLLRKNLMKMLPELKKGKAETRESVDAVTSFEFYERLQMHQGLSEKTARQLIYNLVLDLVLDLLKD